Proteins from one Limanda limanda chromosome 4, fLimLim1.1, whole genome shotgun sequence genomic window:
- the terf2ip gene encoding telomeric repeat-binding factor 2-interacting protein 1 encodes MPSKQQDVAKSNMSPGLFLTADGEPMSFFLRPGPVKRKLQPLITSGGGMMCSVQQPGAILLIDKDDRGAIPETAAHWYVTISYIYDCIEKGKHLNVEDYRLNPEDIPRHSARRVKKEGSSVLTGRAPYSADEDAAILSYVRKHRSETGGNRLWQEMQKQSVTSHSWQSMKYRFRVQLAQKLSEAEEERTTEEETKMDDQPAAASSQPENVDAETSNVSQPEEPRVDPQEEAPIPADGTEPEAAETQATNSPQKENVPEDSPSSSITPQKKKEKQEQRPQRRSMRRQLEASSPHEPYGKKLKSSYSAEKLSSPKSAKKTSTDSPPSKRVRKLSSAAEAESEELESVETVIAETPQPEEESNSLEKAEKGKGKRKFGILELATKEFEDESESSEDEAADLHNPLVKAAIPTTSAEPRLQSSDTTADLVSVQSRPTAALQEEAQQTQAVSSYSAPEKGRPEPGPAASDPSASGAAASDPAASGPAASGAAASGPAASGPAASEPEASGPAASDPAASGPVASGPPASDPPASDPATSDPSASGPPASDPPASDPATSDPSASATAASDPAASGPPASDPPASDPAASGTAASDPAASGPSASDPSASGPSASGPSASGPAATKALHAASRAHLFIFDSESQEEESQPLTGDNATALSKPQPLVRKDTAPSLTQIQLEEDMKQLSALMNQTNQDIVNVTKALLRTSGDFSAALDLLLNPSTIHGPVWIRSDDDLLSSADPVVRQQLQERYGEKELAKRIVFLELER; translated from the exons ATGCCGTCCAAGCAGCAGGATGTTGCCAAATCTAATATGTCCCCCGGACTCTTCTTGACCGCGGACGGTGAACCCATGTCTTTCTTCCTACGACCGGGTCCCGTCAAACGCAAGCTGCAGCCGCTCATCACATCTGGAGGAGGGATGATGTGCAGTGTCCAGCAGCCAGGAGCCATCCTGCTGATTGACAAAGATGATCGAGGCGCTATTCCTGAAACTGCTGCTCACTG GTATGTGACCATCAGTTACATTTATGACTGTATCGAGAAGGGTAAACATCTAAACGTTGAGGACTACAGGTTAAATCCTGAAGACATCCCGAGACATTCTGCTAGACGCGTCAAGAAAGAGGGTTCTTCTGTTCTCACAG GCAGGGCTCCCTATTCCGCTGACGAAGATGCAGCCATTTTGAGTTATGTCAGGAAACACAGGAGCGAGACGGGGGGAAACCGGCTCTGGCAGGAGATGCAGAAGCAGAGTGTGACCAGTCACAGCTGGCAGTCGATGAAGTATCGCTTTAGGGTCCAATTGGCCCAGAAGTTGTctgaagctgaggaggagagaactaCAGAGGAAGAGACCAAG ATGGATGATCAGCCCGCAGCTGCAAGCTCACAACCTGAAAATGTCGACGCTGAAACATCGAACGTCTCTCAGCCCGAGGAGCCTCGTGTGGATCCACAGGAAGAGGCCCCTATTCCAGCTGATGGCACAGAaccagaagcagcagagacacaagcaACCAACTCTCCACAGAAAGAAAATGTGCCAGAGGACTCCCCATCCAGCTCTATAACCCcccagaaaaagaaagagaagcaggaaCAAAGACCACAGCGTCGATCAATGCGCAGGCAGCTGGAGGCGTCATCACCGCATGAACCTTACGGCAAAAAACTCAAATCTTCCTATTCGGCTGAGAAACTGTCCTCTCCTAAGTctgcaaagaaaacatcaacagACTCACCGCCTTCAAAGAGAGTCAGAAAACTGAGTTCggcagcagaggcagagagtGAAGAATTGGAGAGTGTAGAAACTGTCATCGCTGAAACGCCACAACCAG AGGAAGAGTCAAACTCGTTGGAGAAAGCAGAGAAGGGAAAAGGGAAGAGGAAGTTTGGGATTCTGGAGTTGGCTACAAAGGAGTTTGAAGATGAAAGTGAG TCTTCTGAGGATGAAGCTGCAGATCTCCATAACCCACTTGTAAAAGCAGCGATACCGACCACATCAGCAGAACCACGTCTTCAGTCCTCAGACACGACTGCAGACCTGGTCTCTGTACAGTCCCGACCTACTGCAGCCCTCCAGGAGGAGGCTCAACAGACCCAGGCGGTCAGCAGTTACAGTGCACCAGAGAAGGGCCGCCCTGAACCTGGTCCTGCAGCTTCTGACCCTTCAGCTTCTGGTGCTGCAGCTTCCGATCCAGCAGCTTCTGGTCCTGCAGCTTCTGGTGCCGCAGCTTCTGGTCCTGCAGCTTCCGGTCCTGCAGCTTCTGAACCTGAAGCTTCTGGTCCTGCAGCTTCTGATCCTGCAGCTTCCGGTCCTGTAGCTTCTGGTCCTCCAGCTTCTGATCCTCCAGCTTCTGATCCTGCAACTTCTGATCCTTCAGCTTCTGGTCCTCCAGCTTCTGATCCTCCAGCTTCTGATCCTGCAACTTCTGATCCTTCAGCTTCTGCTACTGCAGCTTCTGATCCTGCAGCTTCTGGTCCTCCAGCTTCTGATCCTCCAGCTTCTGATCCTGCAGCTTCTGGTACTGCAGCTTCTGATCCTGCAGCTTCTGGTCCTTCAGCTTCTGATCCTTCAGCTTCTGGTCCTTCAGCTTCTGGTCCTTCAGCTTCTGGTCCTGCAGCCACAAAGGCTTTGCATGCAGCCTCCAGGGCCCACCTTTTCATATTTGACAGTGAATCTCAAGAAGAAGAGTCCCAGCCCCTCACTGGTGACAATGCGACAGCTCTGTCCAAACCACAGCCACTAGTGAGGAAAGACACTGCACCATCGCTGACTCAGATCCAGTTAGAGGAAGACATGAAGCAACTCAGCGCTCTTATGAACCAGACAAATCAG GACATAGTTAATGTGACCAAAGCTCTGTTGAGGACCAGTGGAGATTTCTCTGCTGCGCTGGATCTGCTTTTGAATCCGTCCACCATTCATGGACCCGTGTGGATTCGCTCTGATGACGATCTGTTGAGCTCCGCTGATCCTGTGGTccgccagcagctgcaggagaggtACGGTGAGAAGGAGTTGGCCAAAAGAATAGTGTTTCTCGAGctggagagatga